The following are encoded together in the Anaerostipes caccae L1-92 genome:
- a CDS encoding spore coat protein CotJB, protein MNKYDQEKLLRYIDAVSFALIDTTLYLDTHPDDQEAISHFNQYQCARNKAVKEYSQYFEPLTIDSAEITDTFTWATTKWPWQKEGC, encoded by the coding sequence ATGAATAAATATGATCAGGAAAAATTATTGAGATATATTGATGCAGTCAGCTTTGCCTTGATCGATACGACACTGTACCTGGATACCCATCCGGATGACCAGGAGGCAATCAGTCACTTTAATCAGTACCAGTGTGCCAGAAATAAGGCTGTTAAAGAGTATTCCCAATACTTTGAGCCATTAACCATTGATTCTGCAGAGATCACTGACACATTCACCTGGGCAACCACAAAATGGCCTTGGCAGAAGGAGGGATGTTAG
- a CDS encoding spore coat associated protein CotJA, whose protein sequence is MEKYNQQRCSCGQPAPYEMDRTCGYNSKMKRNGNYGHHHDGVDSMALAMAYVPWQHWDQIYCPEEGLACGTIFPELNKPFYGKAGCRR, encoded by the coding sequence TTGGAAAAATACAATCAGCAGAGATGCTCATGCGGACAGCCGGCACCATATGAGATGGACCGAACGTGCGGCTATAATTCAAAAATGAAAAGAAATGGTAATTACGGTCACCACCATGACGGCGTGGATTCCATGGCACTCGCAATGGCATATGTGCCGTGGCAGCATTGGGATCAGATCTATTGTCCTGAAGAGGGATTGGCATGCGGTACCATTTTCCCGGAACTTAACAAACCATTTTATGGGAAAGCGGGGTGCAGACGATGA
- a CDS encoding TrkH family potassium uptake protein: MNYAVIRYILGLVILFEGAFLSLPCMVALIYREARGIPFFAVMLLCFFVGFLLSHKKPQNMQYYAKEGFVAVALSWILLSFFGCLPFVFNGDIPSFTDAMFEMISGFTTTGASILSDVEVLAKCSLFWRSFSHWIGGMGVLVFILAILPMGGGQNLHLMKAESPGPSVGKLVPKVRQTAKILYGIYCFMTLIEIILLMFGGLPLFDSMLLSFGSAGTGGFSILNSGFADYSPYIQYTVTVFMILFGINFNVYYFILIRKFKDAWKFEELKYYLFVIAAAVLCITYNIRDLFPTLESAFRHASFQVGSIITTTGYSSVDFNVWPEFSKVILVMLMFIGACAGSTGGGIKVSRVILMLKTVKKEMYFYIHPRSIRKIKFNQHVVEHEVIRSINIFLITYMMILAFSTLLIALDGFDLITDFTAVAATLNNIGPGLELVGPTSNFGMFSDFSKVVLMFDMLAGRLELFPMLVLISPITWRDTKVFKKIPKYRKNSPGV; encoded by the coding sequence ATGAATTACGCTGTTATCCGATACATATTAGGATTGGTCATCCTGTTTGAGGGGGCTTTTCTGTCACTGCCGTGCATGGTAGCCCTGATTTACAGGGAAGCCAGAGGCATCCCTTTCTTTGCAGTCATGCTCCTGTGCTTCTTTGTTGGATTTTTACTGAGCCATAAGAAACCCCAAAATATGCAGTACTATGCTAAAGAGGGATTTGTGGCCGTTGCATTGAGCTGGATTCTGCTGAGTTTTTTCGGGTGTCTTCCTTTTGTATTTAATGGAGATATCCCATCTTTTACTGATGCAATGTTTGAAATGATTTCCGGATTCACCACCACGGGAGCCAGTATTTTGTCCGATGTCGAAGTGCTGGCAAAGTGCAGTCTGTTCTGGAGAAGCTTCAGCCACTGGATCGGGGGTATGGGGGTACTCGTATTTATCCTGGCAATCCTCCCCATGGGAGGAGGACAAAATCTGCACCTGATGAAAGCGGAGAGCCCTGGCCCGTCCGTAGGAAAGCTGGTGCCGAAAGTAAGGCAGACCGCCAAGATCCTCTATGGAATCTATTGTTTTATGACGCTGATAGAGATTATTCTGCTTATGTTTGGAGGACTTCCTCTGTTTGATTCCATGCTGCTCTCTTTCGGAAGTGCCGGTACAGGAGGCTTTTCTATTCTTAACTCCGGATTTGCCGACTATTCTCCCTATATTCAATATACGGTGACAGTCTTTATGATTTTGTTCGGTATAAATTTTAATGTTTACTATTTTATTCTGATCCGTAAGTTTAAAGACGCGTGGAAGTTTGAAGAATTGAAATACTATCTGTTTGTCATTGCGGCTGCTGTCCTGTGTATTACCTACAATATCAGGGATCTGTTTCCAACCCTGGAATCTGCATTCCGCCATGCCTCCTTTCAGGTAGGTTCCATTATTACGACTACCGGATATTCCTCCGTGGACTTTAATGTCTGGCCGGAATTTTCCAAGGTGATTCTGGTTATGCTGATGTTCATTGGAGCCTGTGCCGGAAGCACCGGGGGAGGGATCAAAGTCTCCAGGGTGATCCTGATGCTGAAGACGGTTAAAAAAGAAATGTATTTTTACATACACCCGAGAAGTATCCGGAAAATTAAATTCAACCAGCATGTAGTCGAGCATGAGGTGATACGTTCTATTAATATTTTCTTGATCACCTATATGATGATCCTGGCATTTTCCACACTTCTGATCGCTTTGGACGGATTTGACCTGATCACAGATTTTACTGCGGTCGCGGCGACTCTGAATAATATCGGACCGGGACTGGAGCTGGTGGGACCAACCAGCAATTTCGGAATGTTCTCTGATTTTTCAAAAGTGGTCCTGATGTTTGATATGCTGGCAGGAAGGCTTGAGCTGTTCCCGATGCTGGTACTCATAAGTCCTATTACATGGAGAGATACCAAGGTGTTTAAGAAGATTCCGAAGTACAGGAAGAATAGTCCGGGAGTATAG
- a CDS encoding manganese catalase family protein has translation MWNYEKRLEYKVNIKKCDPMLAKVIITQYGGPNGELGASMRYLSQRFAMPYKEVCGVLTDVGTEELAHLEMVCSIVHQLTRDLTPEQIQAAGFDQYYVDHTTGVWPQAASGEPFKADFFQSVGDPITDLNEDLAAEQKARTTYDNLLRLIKDPDVRDPIAFLREREIVHYQRFGEALRRVQDHLDSKNFYAFNPAFDCKTK, from the coding sequence ATGTGGAATTATGAGAAACGTTTGGAATATAAAGTCAACATCAAAAAATGTGATCCGATGCTTGCGAAAGTCATCATCACTCAATACGGCGGACCGAACGGTGAGCTGGGCGCATCCATGAGATATCTTTCACAGAGATTTGCGATGCCGTATAAAGAAGTATGCGGCGTGCTAACAGATGTTGGAACAGAAGAACTTGCCCATCTGGAAATGGTTTGTTCTATTGTTCATCAGCTCACACGTGATTTGACTCCTGAACAAATTCAGGCGGCTGGGTTTGACCAGTACTATGTCGATCATACAACCGGTGTTTGGCCTCAGGCAGCCAGCGGAGAACCTTTTAAAGCAGATTTCTTCCAGTCTGTCGGAGATCCGATCACCGATTTGAATGAAGATTTGGCAGCTGAGCAGAAAGCCAGAACGACGTATGACAACCTGCTTCGTTTGATTAAAGACCCGGATGTCAGAGATCCGATCGCTTTCCTGAGAGAACGGGAAATCGTGCATTATCAGAGATTCGGTGAGGCCCTGAGAAGAGTACAGGATCATCTCGATTCTAAAAACTTCTATGCTTTCAACCCGGCTTTCGACTGTAAAACAAAATAA
- a CDS encoding ferritin, whose protein sequence is MLNEKVAELMNDQINKEFYSSYLYLDMSNYYVDKNLDGFANWFKIQAQEERDHAILFMEYLQANNCRVTLEAVAKPDKSFEEPADPLKAALEHEQYVTSLINNIYDAAYQCKDFRSMQFLDWFVKEQMEEENNTDSLVQKFEMFGTDPKGLYMLDAELQARVYAAPSLTVL, encoded by the coding sequence ATGTTAAATGAAAAAGTAGCAGAATTGATGAACGATCAGATCAATAAGGAGTTTTATTCTTCCTATCTGTATTTAGATATGTCCAACTACTATGTGGACAAAAATCTGGACGGATTTGCCAACTGGTTTAAGATTCAGGCACAGGAAGAGAGGGATCATGCCATTTTATTTATGGAGTATCTCCAGGCAAATAACTGCAGAGTAACACTGGAGGCAGTGGCAAAACCCGACAAGAGCTTTGAAGAACCGGCAGACCCATTGAAAGCGGCATTGGAGCATGAGCAGTATGTTACTTCTCTGATCAACAATATCTATGATGCGGCATATCAGTGCAAGGACTTCAGGAGTATGCAGTTCCTGGACTGGTTTGTGAAAGAGCAGATGGAAGAGGAAAACAATACGGATTCCCTCGTTCAAAAATTTGAAATGTTTGGGACTGATCCGAAAGGCTTATATATGCTGGACGCAGAGCTTCAGGCAAGAGTCTATGCTGCTCCGTCACTGACGGTATTATAA
- the putP gene encoding sodium/proline symporter PutP, whose amino-acid sequence MKTPILIAMIAYMAMVVYIGVIYSKKNKTSEDYFLGGRGLGPWVTAMSAEASDMSSWLLMGLPGLAYASGFSQAGWTAIGLILGTYLNWKIVAKRLRRYTEVSNNSITVPDFFSNRFKDEKKILMFVSSIMILICFTVYTASGFAACGTLFNSVFGLNYQASMIACAAVIVIYTSIGGFLAASTTDLIQGLLMSFAIVTVLIVGVAAVGGVGNIVEHGKTMEGFFDVMKYHDPATGHAVSQGIIPILSGLAWGLGYFGVPHILVRFMAIKNVNEIKKSRRIAMVWVLISLTVAVCIGFTGAALYPNVAELAGSGNQRIFIYMTMHLFKGIIPLLFAGIILSGILAATMSTSDSQLLIASSCVSKNMYEGFFKRKASEKKILIISRVTTVVIAAIGVIIALDENSSVFKLVENAWAGFGGAFGPLILFALFWKRTNLKGAVAGMVSGGVIALVWPYTFAKLGGIFEIYCLLPAFIVSSLLIIVVSLLTEEPTKEMQEEFEEARKPL is encoded by the coding sequence ATGAAAACACCAATTTTGATCGCCATGATTGCCTACATGGCAATGGTTGTGTACATCGGAGTGATTTACAGCAAGAAGAATAAGACTTCTGAAGACTATTTTCTGGGAGGAAGAGGACTCGGTCCCTGGGTTACGGCAATGAGCGCCGAGGCTTCTGACATGAGCAGCTGGCTGTTGATGGGACTTCCGGGACTGGCTTATGCATCCGGCTTCAGCCAGGCGGGATGGACTGCCATCGGCCTGATCTTAGGAACCTATTTGAACTGGAAGATCGTTGCAAAACGTCTGCGCCGCTATACGGAAGTTTCCAACAACTCTATCACGGTTCCCGACTTTTTCAGCAACCGATTCAAAGATGAGAAGAAGATCTTAATGTTTGTCTCATCCATCATGATCCTGATCTGTTTTACGGTCTATACAGCGTCCGGATTTGCTGCCTGCGGAACTCTGTTTAACTCAGTATTCGGGCTCAATTACCAGGCAAGTATGATCGCCTGCGCGGCAGTTATCGTTATCTATACATCGATCGGCGGATTCCTTGCCGCCAGCACCACAGACCTGATCCAGGGGCTTTTAATGTCCTTTGCGATCGTCACAGTCCTGATCGTGGGTGTCGCGGCTGTGGGCGGCGTTGGAAATATTGTAGAACACGGAAAGACTATGGAAGGCTTCTTTGATGTTATGAAATATCATGATCCGGCCACCGGACATGCAGTATCCCAAGGCATAATCCCCATCCTTTCAGGGCTTGCATGGGGACTCGGATACTTCGGTGTCCCGCATATCCTTGTACGTTTTATGGCCATCAAGAACGTTAATGAGATCAAAAAATCCAGAAGGATCGCTATGGTTTGGGTATTGATTTCACTGACGGTAGCTGTGTGCATCGGATTTACCGGAGCGGCTCTTTATCCGAACGTAGCGGAGCTTGCAGGCAGCGGAAATCAGAGAATTTTTATCTATATGACAATGCACCTGTTTAAGGGAATTATTCCTTTGCTCTTTGCGGGTATTATCTTGTCAGGAATTCTGGCAGCGACCATGAGTACATCAGACTCCCAGCTGTTGATTGCTTCTTCCTGTGTATCGAAAAATATGTATGAGGGATTCTTTAAAAGAAAAGCATCTGAGAAAAAAATCCTGATTATTTCCAGGGTTACTACGGTCGTCATCGCTGCCATCGGAGTTATCATTGCACTGGATGAAAACAGCTCTGTATTTAAGCTGGTGGAAAATGCCTGGGCAGGATTTGGCGGAGCGTTTGGCCCGCTGATCTTATTTGCTCTGTTCTGGAAGCGGACCAATTTAAAGGGTGCAGTTGCAGGAATGGTCAGCGGCGGTGTCATCGCCCTTGTCTGGCCGTATACGTTTGCGAAGCTGGGCGGAATTTTTGAGATTTACTGTCTGCTGCCTGCATTTATCGTGTCTTCTCTGCTGATCATCGTTGTCAGTCTCCTGACAGAAGAACCGACCAAAGAAATGCAGGAAGAATTTGAAGAAGCAAGAAAGCCTCTTTAA
- the trkA gene encoding Trk system potassium transporter TrkA codes for MNIIIVGCGKVGRSLVEQLSSENHDISIVDPKAYVVQSMVDMYDVFGIVGNGASYNVLTEVGVEEADLLIAVTNSDELNLLCCLIAKKAGKCATIARVSNPVYFDEINFIKEEMGISMIINPELAAASEMSRILRIPTAMEINSFAKGKVELLKFVLRTSSILNGMRIKEIGERMRGEVLVCAVERQNDVFIPSGDFVLQENDRISIVASPGSASSFFQKIGVQMNPVRNVMIVGGSKTAYYLSKKLLKMGISVKIIDKDFDRCEELSVLLPKAVIIHGNGSDQEVLLEEGLLETDAFVALTNFDEENVFLSLFVKGQTPAKLITKVKRVSYNHIIDGLDLGSLIYPEYITAQYIVQYVRAKQNSIGSNIENLYKIVDGKAEALEFHIEEHAPVIGIPLQTLPLRDQILICSINRNGTVKIPTGQDMIRVGDTVIVVTTKTGLHDISDILKKESR; via the coding sequence ATGAACATCATTATCGTAGGCTGCGGAAAAGTCGGCCGTTCTCTGGTAGAACAGTTAAGCAGCGAAAATCATGATATATCCATTGTAGATCCGAAGGCATACGTCGTCCAGTCTATGGTAGACATGTATGATGTCTTTGGAATTGTGGGAAACGGGGCAAGTTATAATGTTTTAACGGAAGTCGGAGTGGAAGAGGCCGATCTTTTAATTGCGGTGACAAATTCGGATGAATTAAACCTGCTGTGCTGCCTGATCGCTAAAAAAGCCGGAAAATGTGCCACCATTGCGAGGGTCAGCAATCCGGTTTATTTTGATGAGATCAATTTTATAAAAGAAGAGATGGGGATTTCCATGATCATTAATCCGGAGCTTGCAGCCGCTTCTGAGATGTCCAGAATTTTAAGGATTCCCACAGCCATGGAGATCAACTCCTTCGCAAAAGGGAAAGTTGAACTGTTAAAATTTGTCCTGAGAACGAGTTCCATTCTAAATGGGATGCGAATAAAAGAAATAGGCGAGAGAATGCGCGGTGAGGTTCTCGTCTGTGCTGTGGAACGGCAGAATGACGTTTTCATTCCTTCCGGGGATTTTGTTTTACAGGAAAACGACAGGATTTCGATTGTGGCTTCTCCGGGAAGTGCCAGCAGCTTCTTTCAGAAAATCGGTGTTCAGATGAACCCTGTCAGGAATGTCATGATCGTAGGAGGCAGTAAAACAGCATATTATCTTTCCAAAAAGCTGCTCAAAATGGGCATATCAGTAAAAATCATAGATAAGGACTTTGACCGGTGTGAGGAACTGAGCGTACTGCTTCCCAAAGCGGTTATCATCCACGGAAACGGAAGTGACCAGGAAGTCCTGCTGGAAGAGGGACTCCTGGAGACAGATGCCTTTGTGGCACTGACAAATTTTGACGAGGAGAATGTGTTTTTATCCCTCTTTGTAAAAGGGCAGACACCTGCGAAGCTGATTACAAAGGTGAAACGTGTCAGTTATAATCATATTATCGACGGCCTTGACCTGGGAAGCCTTATTTATCCGGAATATATCACGGCTCAGTATATCGTTCAGTATGTCAGGGCAAAACAGAATTCTATCGGGAGCAATATAGAGAATTTGTATAAGATTGTGGACGGAAAGGCAGAGGCCCTGGAGTTTCATATTGAAGAACATGCACCGGTCATCGGTATTCCGCTCCAGACACTGCCGCTGAGGGACCAGATCCTGATCTGCAGTATTAACCGGAACGGAACGGTGAAAATTCCAACAGGACAGGATATGATCCGGGTGGGTGACACCGTAATCGTTGTGACCACCAAGACAGGCCTGCACGACATCAGTGATATACTGAAAAAAGAATCGAGATGA
- a CDS encoding FeoA family protein produces the protein MSQNCSLNELNPGETAVVKELKTRGSIRRRLLDIGLVKDTKIECVGKSPAGDPAAFLIRGAVIAIRSEDMKDIVVRI, from the coding sequence ATGAGTCAGAATTGCAGTTTAAATGAATTAAATCCGGGTGAAACGGCAGTGGTAAAAGAACTTAAAACCAGGGGGAGCATCCGCAGGAGGCTTCTGGACATTGGACTGGTGAAGGACACGAAGATAGAATGCGTCGGGAAGAGCCCGGCAGGAGACCCGGCGGCTTTTTTGATCAGAGGTGCGGTAATCGCGATACGTTCTGAAGATATGAAAGATATTGTAGTGAGAATTTAA
- the feoB gene encoding ferrous iron transport protein B, whose protein sequence is MGLTSHSTGMKSVDSGLNVKKQNSKDKVVAIAGNPNVGKSTVFNNLTGMRQHTGNWPGKTVANAQGYCRTENNSYVMVDIPGTYSLLAHSAEEEVARNFICFEKPDAVIVVCDACCLERNLNLVLQTLEITNRVVVCVNLMDEAEKKGITIDVRAISEKLGVPVVAAAARSGEGLAELMQAVDAVADGRWNQKPLKPEYDFYLEKALKSLEPAMNQKVSDKFPVRWSALMLLESDPALLMEMEQQLGTGLREDPDVNQAVKKAEQILSEEGTEELEDRIVSGLVKTAQDICGNTVLFGTKDYIKRDRKLDDILTSRKTGYPVMIGLLAVVLWVTIVGANYPSELLSKALFWAEDRLAGMFLKAGLPAWLCSMLFSGVYRVLAWVVSVMLPPMAIFFPLFTLLEDAGYLPRVAYNLDRSFKRCCTCGKQALTMCMGFGCNAAGIVGCRIIDSPRERLIAILTNSFVPCNGRFPTLILMITLFFVGTGDGLPASIGSAVLLTLLILLGVFMTLAVSKLLSKTVLKGMPASFTLELPPFRRPQIGKVIVRSIFDRTLFVLGRAAAVAAPAGLLIWILANVSIGGTTLLCGFTELLDPFARMIGLDGVILAAFILGFPANEIVVPVMIMAYLSQGMLTEPGSVETIRQLLVHNGWTQTTALCMMLFSLMHWPCSTTLLTIKKETGSLKWTLAAFLLPTIAGCLCCFFVKMMSQLIC, encoded by the coding sequence ATGGGACTGACCAGTCATTCCACCGGAATGAAATCTGTAGATTCGGGGCTGAACGTAAAAAAGCAGAATTCAAAGGATAAAGTTGTTGCCATAGCGGGGAATCCCAATGTAGGGAAAAGTACGGTGTTCAACAATTTGACGGGAATGAGACAGCACACAGGGAACTGGCCGGGAAAGACAGTGGCAAATGCACAGGGGTACTGCAGAACAGAGAATAATTCCTATGTTATGGTCGATATACCCGGGACCTATTCCCTGCTGGCACATTCTGCGGAAGAAGAAGTAGCCAGGAATTTTATTTGTTTTGAAAAACCAGATGCGGTCATTGTCGTATGTGATGCCTGCTGTCTGGAGAGAAATCTGAACCTGGTTCTCCAGACTTTAGAGATCACGAACCGGGTAGTCGTCTGTGTAAACCTGATGGATGAGGCAGAAAAGAAAGGGATTACCATTGATGTCCGGGCAATCTCAGAAAAACTGGGAGTACCGGTGGTTGCAGCGGCTGCCAGAAGCGGAGAGGGTCTTGCGGAACTGATGCAGGCTGTCGATGCCGTTGCCGACGGCCGGTGGAATCAAAAGCCGTTAAAACCAGAGTATGATTTTTATCTGGAGAAAGCACTAAAAAGTCTAGAACCAGCGATGAATCAAAAGGTATCAGATAAGTTTCCTGTCAGGTGGTCTGCGCTTATGCTTCTGGAATCAGATCCTGCCCTGTTGATGGAAATGGAGCAGCAGCTGGGAACCGGGCTCAGGGAAGATCCGGATGTGAATCAGGCTGTTAAAAAAGCAGAGCAGATTCTTTCAGAAGAGGGGACAGAGGAGCTTGAAGACAGGATTGTCTCAGGGCTTGTAAAAACAGCTCAGGACATCTGCGGCAATACAGTTTTATTCGGGACAAAAGATTATATCAAAAGGGACCGGAAGCTGGATGATATTCTGACCAGCAGGAAAACCGGATATCCGGTGATGATCGGACTTTTGGCCGTAGTGCTGTGGGTTACGATCGTTGGAGCCAACTACCCTTCAGAACTGCTGTCAAAGGCTCTGTTTTGGGCGGAAGACCGCCTTGCAGGGATGTTTCTTAAGGCGGGACTGCCTGCATGGCTTTGCAGTATGCTGTTCTCAGGAGTTTACCGGGTTTTAGCTTGGGTCGTATCCGTCATGCTGCCGCCGATGGCGATCTTTTTTCCTCTGTTTACACTTCTGGAAGACGCCGGCTATCTTCCGAGAGTCGCATATAATCTGGACCGGTCCTTTAAGAGATGCTGTACATGCGGAAAACAGGCACTGACTATGTGTATGGGCTTTGGATGCAATGCGGCGGGGATCGTCGGGTGCCGGATCATTGATTCGCCCAGGGAAAGGCTGATAGCGATCCTCACAAACTCATTTGTACCATGCAACGGCAGATTTCCCACTCTGATCCTTATGATTACCCTGTTTTTTGTAGGGACAGGAGACGGACTGCCCGCCTCCATCGGCTCGGCGGTGCTGCTGACGCTGCTGATTCTGCTGGGTGTATTTATGACCCTTGCAGTTTCAAAATTGCTGTCAAAAACAGTTCTAAAAGGGATGCCGGCATCTTTTACACTGGAACTTCCGCCGTTTCGAAGGCCTCAGATCGGGAAAGTCATTGTAAGATCAATTTTTGACCGGACTTTATTTGTCCTGGGCCGTGCGGCGGCTGTGGCAGCACCGGCAGGGCTGCTGATCTGGATTCTGGCCAATGTTTCAATAGGGGGAACAACCCTGCTTTGCGGATTTACAGAGCTGCTGGACCCGTTCGCGAGGATGATCGGGCTGGACGGAGTGATTCTTGCTGCATTTATCCTTGGATTTCCGGCCAATGAAATTGTCGTGCCGGTGATGATCATGGCATATTTGTCCCAGGGGATGCTGACAGAACCCGGAAGTGTGGAGACGATCCGCCAGCTACTGGTACATAATGGCTGGACACAGACGACGGCTCTGTGTATGATGCTGTTTTCCCTGATGCACTGGCCGTGTTCCACGACACTCCTCACCATTAAAAAGGAGACAGGAAGCCTCAAGTGGACGCTTGCCGCTTTTCTGCTTCCCACCATAGCAGGCTGTCTGTGCTGCTTTTTCGTAAAAATGATGTCACAGCTGATCTGTTAA
- a CDS encoding metal-dependent transcriptional regulator, translating to MEKREGFYTLKGYQNGEAHNMTASMEDYLEMICRLLLTEQVVRVNQLAHMLHVKPSSASKMVKNLKDLGYLLSEKYGYIRLTDKGRKAGDYLLFRHDILNRFLCMINESEDELEQVEKIEHFINEKTIYNIENFLKIHEKEKRQNKGPAV from the coding sequence ATGGAAAAAAGAGAAGGATTTTATACACTGAAAGGGTATCAGAACGGAGAAGCCCACAATATGACGGCCTCCATGGAAGATTATCTGGAAATGATCTGCCGCCTGCTCCTGACAGAACAAGTCGTCAGGGTAAACCAGCTGGCCCACATGCTCCATGTCAAGCCTTCCTCTGCTTCAAAAATGGTAAAAAATTTAAAGGATCTGGGATATCTCTTATCTGAAAAATACGGATATATCCGGCTCACCGACAAAGGCAGAAAAGCCGGGGATTATCTTTTATTCCGGCATGATATCCTGAACCGTTTTCTGTGCATGATCAATGAAAGTGAAGACGAACTGGAACAGGTGGAAAAAATTGAACACTTTATAAATGAAAAGACCATTTATAATATAGAAAATTTTCTAAAAATCCACGAAAAAGAAAAACGGCAGAACAAAGGTCCTGCCGTTTAA
- a CDS encoding PstS family phosphate ABC transporter substrate-binding protein has protein sequence MKKSDIGFKLIMTVVWGFAGWAVWCLGSMIRIAAAPYSFFRFFDYLIAGAFILVVLTVWSEKLKKRKKTCALVYLLLSAAITVGGVLTWKEKEDTVLNQNFDTKKYLPFHEESKIARLKEKSALKLKKNLPIVDGAAALFPVYSAVVNAVYPENIKLLDEEDENCVFVYNNTVDGYYELIDKRTDLFFGVYPSKGQLDWARDYGEKLNLTPIGKDGFIFFVHKDNPVSSLTKDQIQKIYSGKITNWKEVGGRNEKIVAYQRNEDSGSQTQFLRFMEEEDIMIPPTDQVEDLMSGMIEEVADYENRTNSIGFSFRYYTEKMIANPNIKMLSVNGVKPSKETIRNGTYPLNVYIYAVTLKSNKKKNVKKLVDWMLSEQGQYIIDKTGYVPIK, from the coding sequence ATGAAGAAGAGTGATATTGGATTCAAACTGATCATGACAGTGGTCTGGGGATTTGCGGGATGGGCTGTATGGTGCCTGGGTTCTATGATTCGCATAGCAGCTGCACCATACAGCTTTTTCCGCTTCTTTGATTATCTGATTGCCGGAGCTTTTATTTTGGTTGTTTTAACAGTCTGGTCGGAAAAATTAAAGAAGAGAAAGAAAACCTGTGCACTTGTTTACCTGCTGCTTAGTGCAGCGATCACTGTCGGTGGAGTATTGACCTGGAAAGAGAAAGAAGATACGGTATTAAATCAGAACTTTGACACGAAAAAATATTTGCCTTTCCATGAGGAGTCAAAGATTGCCCGTTTGAAAGAAAAGTCTGCTTTGAAGCTTAAAAAAAATTTGCCGATTGTGGACGGTGCGGCGGCCTTATTCCCTGTTTACTCAGCGGTTGTTAATGCGGTATATCCGGAAAATATAAAACTGCTGGATGAAGAGGACGAGAATTGCGTTTTTGTGTATAACAATACAGTAGATGGATATTATGAACTAATAGACAAAAGGACGGATTTGTTTTTTGGGGTGTATCCTTCGAAGGGGCAGTTAGATTGGGCCAGGGATTATGGAGAAAAGCTAAACCTTACTCCTATAGGAAAGGACGGATTTATTTTCTTTGTTCATAAGGACAATCCGGTGAGCAGTCTCACGAAAGATCAGATTCAAAAAATATATTCCGGCAAAATTACGAACTGGAAAGAAGTTGGAGGAAGAAATGAAAAAATCGTGGCTTATCAGAGAAACGAAGACAGCGGAAGCCAGACTCAATTTCTGAGGTTCATGGAAGAGGAAGACATCATGATACCGCCGACAGATCAGGTGGAAGACTTGATGTCAGGAATGATAGAGGAGGTAGCTGACTATGAAAACCGGACGAACTCCATAGGATTTTCTTTCCGCTATTATACGGAGAAGATGATCGCAAATCCAAACATTAAAATGCTTTCCGTCAATGGGGTCAAGCCTTCTAAAGAGACCATAAGAAATGGTACTTATCCTTTGAATGTCTATATTTATGCAGTGACACTCAAGAGCAATAAGAAAAAGAATGTAAAGAAACTTGTGGACTGGATGCTGTCTGAACAAGGGCAGTATATTATTGATAAAACAGGATATGTCCCAATAAAATAA